A window of the Butyricimonas faecalis genome harbors these coding sequences:
- a CDS encoding FecR family protein, which translates to MDEIIYRWIADYSLGVIEKEDFERLKAWIEASPSHRVLFEQTLRLYKEGREIGFLSAMDEECSWKSLERKLGRRHRLTWTRWIVAASILLAGVVGGGILLLPEWENDSSVQVFSEIPGKATVILRMADGKSVSLKENETIGLVEKDGTEIHKDTMNRLVYAASNTEKKSVLHTLEVPVGGEFDMVLADGTRVWLNSATKLRYPTRFTGKNREVYVEGEAFFSVCKDSAHPFIVHAEGACVRVLGTEFNLSAYPGERTITTLAEGKVEVNG; encoded by the coding sequence ATGGATGAAATTATATATAGATGGATTGCGGACTATAGTTTGGGGGTGATCGAGAAAGAGGATTTTGAGCGATTGAAAGCCTGGATTGAAGCATCTCCTAGTCATCGGGTTTTGTTCGAGCAAACACTCCGCCTTTACAAGGAAGGGAGAGAAATCGGTTTTCTGAGTGCCATGGATGAGGAGTGTTCATGGAAGAGTTTGGAGAGAAAATTGGGCAGAAGACATCGTTTGACGTGGACGAGGTGGATCGTTGCGGCTTCTATTTTGCTCGCGGGGGTTGTCGGGGGTGGTATTCTGTTGTTACCGGAATGGGAGAATGATTCTTCCGTGCAAGTGTTTTCAGAAATACCGGGAAAGGCTACGGTAATATTGCGAATGGCTGATGGAAAGAGTGTATCATTGAAGGAGAACGAGACAATAGGACTGGTGGAAAAAGACGGAACGGAGATTCATAAAGATACGATGAATCGATTGGTCTATGCGGCAAGTAATACGGAGAAAAAGAGTGTTTTGCACACGTTGGAGGTGCCTGTGGGAGGAGAGTTCGACATGGTATTGGCTGATGGTACGCGGGTATGGCTTAATTCGGCGACAAAGTTGCGTTATCCCACTCGTTTTACCGGGAAAAACAGGGAGGTGTACGTGGAAGGGGAAGCTTTCTTTTCCGTGTGTAAGGATTCGGCACACCCTTTTATAGTTCATGCAGAGGGGGCTTGTGTGCGGGTTTTGGGTACGGAGTTTAATTTGTCTGCGTATCCCGGGGAACGTACTATAACGACATTGGCAGAAGGAAAAGTGGAGGTCAATGGATAA
- a CDS encoding FecR family protein has translation MDKVSKVYLKPGEQAICGKGARFIEVKEVDVSLFTSWIKGVFEFENMSLLAISRQLSRWYGVSFQFEDESCAERRFTGGIKKYVPLNQSLDILEKTTNVVFKVSGRHVFVKSLKNEI, from the coding sequence ATGGATAAAGTATCTAAGGTGTATTTGAAGCCGGGAGAGCAGGCTATTTGTGGGAAAGGAGCAAGGTTTATAGAGGTGAAGGAGGTGGATGTGTCACTTTTTACCTCGTGGATAAAGGGTGTTTTCGAGTTTGAGAATATGTCGTTGCTGGCAATTTCTCGGCAATTGTCACGGTGGTACGGTGTTTCTTTCCAGTTTGAAGATGAAAGTTGTGCCGAGCGGCGTTTTACGGGAGGTATAAAGAAGTACGTTCCTTTGAATCAATCGTTGGATATTTTGGAGAAAACGACAAATGTGGTTTTTAAAGTTTCGGGACGGCACGTATTCGTAAAGTCACTTAAAAATGAAATATAG
- a CDS encoding SusC/RagA family TonB-linked outer membrane protein, whose translation MMRLTIVLTILLTMNVFGTVNSQIVNLKCKNTPLREVFRSLKQQTGYLFVFNEEEIDRTHRVSVDIHDRTLVQTMDEVLRGLPYSYELLSDMVVIKPILEKIRMQVQDSLPKQMEVTGVVKDCQGEPLPGVSVVIKGTTIGVATDVNGKFRILLEKKKQVLKFSFIGIETKEVVWNGQRTMDVLLNDDCVNIKEVVVTGYQTIDKRKLTSSISSLGEEDLTYKGALTVDQMLEGKVPGLLAMTLSTTPGAATKMRLRGTSTFTGTREPLWVIDGVIYENPVPLTADEINSWDNVNLIGNAITGLNPQDIERIDVLKDASATAIYGTRAANGVIVVTTKTGKVGGTLLSYSFNASVTQRPTYNDFELMSSKERIDVSREIMERGLYFENTPQRMGYEGLMMDYWDKKISFAEFQAGVSRMESQNTDWFKELYRNSFSQSHNLSLSGGNETTRYYFSFGYTNSKGAEKGADLSRLTARMNLSSRLRENILLDVRLSGSLQDADYNPGYYSAFDEAYYTNRTIPARNADGSLYYVDKEVNDEHITQTKVLARYNIMNEFANGGQSIINKSLNLTAALNWELLPNLRYMGTVGLTTTTNLTESWMGEKSFYIANLRGWDYGDKPAGDIAMKGILDGGIYSNGMMNQYDWTVRNQINYNFTLNEVHNFNIDLGQEAKSTIYKGAQGSVFPGYMPDEGKTFSMFPMISPGDIYEYPTAIRRWFLSSSDGVFPVITDRRENSLSFYGTFTYSYQNLYSLNFNIRNDGSNRFGQYKNEKFNPVWSVSGRWNLSDEAFMNSGWIESLALRMSYGYRGNVPSESPYMIIDRPRKQTVSGELGALVQAFPNANLKWEKTSTVNIGLDWAFFGGRISGALEYYYSKSVDLITERPVSLVNGISSLKVNDGKLTNSGIDFNISTKNIETKDFKWRTSLSFSHTKNKVTRGAKTVEGTVNTYMNYVNGSVIKEGSSVDGFYSYQFDRLDEYGLPRFKNLTGNSSNMTNEEFLSTIFTYSGTRTPTAYGSFSTEFMYKKLSLRAEFSYKFGYKVRMLRLYQNDKNALPAPEDNMTKVMVNRWRQPGDEAYTNIPGLSNEELAVPEGDVMPSESVAYKYTMVDVAFRNIVGPSTYTGWYMYDHSNLRVAKADNIRVRSISLGYSLGGNWLKKLGVGGARLDFSVQNIGVIVFDKKLKGQDPDQVQSVGMPTLPTYNLSLNVNF comes from the coding sequence ATGATGAGATTAACAATCGTTTTAACAATTCTTTTGACAATGAACGTGTTTGGGACCGTGAATTCCCAAATCGTGAATCTGAAATGTAAGAATACGCCTTTGCGGGAGGTATTTCGATCTTTGAAACAGCAGACGGGGTATCTTTTCGTTTTTAACGAGGAAGAAATTGATCGAACACATCGTGTGAGCGTGGATATACATGATCGTACGTTGGTTCAGACTATGGATGAAGTGTTACGGGGATTGCCCTATTCTTACGAATTGCTCTCGGATATGGTCGTGATCAAGCCTATTCTGGAAAAAATTCGAATGCAAGTGCAGGATTCTCTGCCTAAGCAAATGGAAGTGACGGGAGTGGTGAAGGATTGTCAGGGAGAACCACTTCCCGGAGTATCGGTAGTGATCAAGGGGACGACGATCGGGGTGGCAACGGATGTAAATGGAAAGTTTCGGATTTTGTTAGAGAAGAAGAAGCAAGTGTTGAAGTTTTCCTTTATCGGAATAGAAACGAAAGAGGTTGTGTGGAACGGGCAGAGAACGATGGATGTGTTGTTGAATGATGATTGCGTGAATATCAAAGAGGTGGTGGTAACCGGTTATCAAACTATTGATAAGAGGAAGTTGACGAGTTCTATATCTTCTTTGGGCGAGGAGGATTTGACGTACAAAGGAGCGTTGACCGTGGACCAGATGTTAGAAGGTAAGGTTCCCGGTTTATTGGCGATGACGTTAAGTACTACACCTGGTGCAGCCACGAAGATGCGTTTGCGCGGAACAAGTACCTTTACCGGTACGCGTGAACCTTTGTGGGTGATTGACGGGGTGATTTACGAGAATCCGGTGCCGTTGACTGCCGACGAGATTAATAGTTGGGATAATGTGAATTTAATTGGTAATGCAATCACGGGATTGAATCCGCAGGATATAGAGCGTATTGATGTGTTGAAAGATGCTTCGGCAACGGCTATTTATGGTACGCGTGCGGCTAATGGCGTGATTGTGGTGACAACAAAAACGGGTAAAGTGGGTGGTACTTTGCTTTCCTATTCTTTTAATGCCTCAGTGACCCAGCGGCCGACATACAATGATTTCGAGTTGATGAGTTCCAAAGAGCGTATTGATGTTTCGCGGGAGATTATGGAGCGAGGTTTGTATTTTGAGAATACGCCTCAACGTATGGGATACGAGGGGTTGATGATGGATTATTGGGATAAAAAGATTTCTTTTGCGGAATTTCAAGCGGGCGTGTCCCGGATGGAGAGTCAAAATACGGATTGGTTCAAGGAGTTGTACCGCAATTCTTTCAGTCAGTCACATAACTTGAGTCTTTCCGGGGGTAACGAGACGACGCGTTATTATTTTTCTTTTGGTTACACGAATAGCAAAGGTGCGGAGAAAGGTGCTGATTTGTCTCGTTTGACGGCTCGTATGAACCTTTCTTCCCGGTTGAGAGAGAATATTTTGCTCGACGTGCGTTTGAGTGGTTCTTTACAGGATGCCGATTATAACCCGGGATATTACTCGGCTTTTGACGAAGCGTATTACACGAATCGTACGATCCCAGCAAGAAATGCCGATGGTTCGTTGTATTATGTGGACAAAGAGGTGAATGATGAACATATCACGCAGACGAAAGTGTTGGCTCGATATAACATCATGAATGAGTTTGCAAACGGAGGACAAAGTATTATAAATAAGAGTTTGAATTTGACTGCCGCTTTGAATTGGGAATTGTTGCCCAACTTGCGTTACATGGGTACAGTGGGATTGACAACGACGACGAATTTGACAGAGAGCTGGATGGGTGAGAAAAGTTTCTATATTGCTAATTTGCGCGGTTGGGATTATGGAGACAAGCCAGCGGGAGATATTGCCATGAAGGGGATTCTTGACGGGGGAATTTATTCCAACGGCATGATGAATCAGTATGATTGGACGGTGCGAAACCAAATCAATTATAATTTCACGCTGAACGAAGTGCATAATTTTAACATTGATTTGGGACAAGAGGCTAAATCTACGATTTACAAAGGGGCACAGGGTAGTGTGTTTCCGGGATATATGCCGGATGAGGGAAAAACGTTTAGTATGTTTCCAATGATCAGCCCGGGGGATATTTACGAATACCCGACAGCAATCCGAAGGTGGTTTTTGAGTTCCAGTGATGGGGTATTTCCGGTAATCACGGATAGACGGGAAAACTCATTGTCGTTTTACGGAACGTTTACCTATTCTTACCAGAATCTTTATTCATTGAATTTCAATATCCGTAATGACGGTTCCAACCGTTTCGGTCAGTATAAGAATGAGAAGTTTAATCCCGTATGGTCTGTTTCCGGGCGTTGGAATTTGAGTGATGAGGCTTTTATGAATAGTGGTTGGATCGAGAGTCTAGCCTTGAGAATGTCTTACGGTTATCGGGGAAACGTGCCGAGCGAGAGCCCGTATATGATTATTGATCGCCCGAGAAAACAAACGGTTTCCGGGGAGCTAGGAGCTCTTGTGCAAGCTTTCCCGAATGCAAATTTGAAATGGGAGAAAACTTCTACGGTGAATATCGGGTTGGATTGGGCCTTTTTTGGTGGACGCATCAGTGGTGCATTGGAGTACTATTATAGTAAATCGGTGGATTTGATCACGGAGCGTCCCGTGTCGTTGGTAAACGGTATTTCTTCTTTGAAGGTGAATGACGGAAAACTTACCAACAGTGGTATTGATTTTAATATTTCGACTAAAAATATCGAGACGAAAGATTTCAAGTGGAGAACGTCACTTTCTTTCTCTCACACGAAAAATAAAGTGACGAGAGGAGCCAAGACGGTGGAGGGGACGGTAAATACTTATATGAATTATGTCAATGGCTCGGTGATCAAGGAAGGATCTTCTGTGGATGGTTTCTACTCTTACCAGTTCGATCGTTTGGACGAGTATGGATTGCCGCGTTTCAAGAATTTGACGGGAAATTCATCGAACATGACAAACGAGGAGTTTTTGAGCACGATCTTCACTTACTCGGGGACTCGTACGCCGACGGCGTATGGTAGTTTCTCTACCGAGTTTATGTACAAAAAACTCTCTTTGCGTGCAGAGTTTTCTTATAAGTTTGGTTACAAAGTGCGGATGTTGAGGCTTTACCAGAATGATAAGAATGCATTGCCCGCACCGGAGGACAATATGACAAAAGTTATGGTGAACCGCTGGCGTCAGCCGGGTGACGAGGCTTACACGAATATCCCGGGATTGTCCAACGAGGAGTTGGCTGTACCAGAGGGCGATGTGATGCCGAGCGAGAGTGTGGCGTACAAATACACGATGGTGGATGTGGCTTTCCGTAACATTGTGGGACCATCGACCTACACGGGGTGGTACATGTACGATCACTCGAATTTGCGTGTAGCTAAGGCTGATAATATCCGTGTGCGTTCTATTTCATTGGGATATTCGTTGGGCGGTAACTGGTTGAAGAAATTGGGAGTCGGAGGTGCCCGTTTGGATTTCTCTGTTCAAAATATCGGGGTGATCGTGTTTGATAAGAAACTGAAGGGACAGGATCCGGATCAGGTGCAATCAGTTGGAATGCCGACGTTGCCTACGTATAATTTGAGTTTGAACGTGAATTTCTAA
- a CDS encoding RagB/SusD family nutrient uptake outer membrane protein gives MKKVFLFISLCFALLSSCSDFLKEEDKDKVIPRTVDHFLQIMHREAFITNKMNYLTEFMTDDIEERARTSSKDKNVYKNLYTWQRNLELDANGDNANVNVSWELAYRLILICNYVMENIDDAIGEENEKDFVRGEAYFVRARSYFELVNLYAKHYDVETAATEPGVPRHLGTGVEDTYTRSSVAVIYDLIEADLKEAIRQFSNSGLKKSLWHPNAETAMLLLSRMYLYKSDWDNCIDYATRVIDANGGRLWNLKEHREGTFVNTTNPEILHTYGDRSSLCGDSGETAVPSIYESSTGAVTYGVSIDLLRTFLTGDLRAGKYMKVVSGTSVPTKWLNAFTDMGAFTYRVSEAYLNRAEAYAFKNMDAEAYADVVKVVENRVEDMASVGNIAESGVELKRFIFDERRREFCFEGQRWYDLKRTKLFAKQINHKFTEVNNTGTTMGTEIYMLAPNDPNYIYPIPQNELNVNNVIQQNERVDKLPIKEDY, from the coding sequence ATGAAAAAAGTATTTTTATTTATATCGCTTTGTTTCGCTTTGCTCTCTTCCTGCAGTGATTTTTTGAAGGAGGAGGACAAGGATAAGGTGATACCGCGTACTGTTGATCATTTTTTGCAGATTATGCATCGGGAGGCTTTTATCACGAACAAAATGAATTATTTGACGGAGTTTATGACGGACGATATCGAGGAGAGGGCGAGAACTTCATCTAAGGATAAGAATGTTTACAAAAATCTATATACTTGGCAGCGAAATCTGGAGTTGGATGCCAATGGCGATAATGCTAACGTGAATGTTTCTTGGGAGTTGGCCTATCGGTTGATCCTGATCTGTAATTACGTGATGGAGAATATTGACGATGCTATTGGAGAGGAGAATGAAAAGGATTTTGTGCGGGGAGAGGCCTATTTTGTGCGTGCTCGTAGTTATTTTGAACTGGTGAATTTGTATGCTAAACATTATGACGTGGAAACGGCGGCCACGGAACCGGGTGTACCTCGTCACTTGGGTACCGGTGTGGAGGATACTTATACGCGTTCCTCCGTGGCTGTAATCTATGATTTGATTGAAGCGGATTTGAAAGAGGCTATCCGGCAGTTCTCGAATAGCGGGTTGAAGAAATCTTTGTGGCATCCGAATGCAGAGACGGCGATGTTGCTACTATCCCGTATGTATTTGTATAAGTCGGATTGGGATAATTGCATTGATTATGCTACTCGGGTGATTGACGCTAATGGGGGAAGATTGTGGAATTTGAAAGAACATCGGGAAGGAACATTCGTGAACACGACGAATCCGGAGATTTTGCATACTTACGGGGATCGATCGTCATTGTGTGGTGATAGTGGCGAGACGGCTGTTCCGAGTATTTATGAATCGTCGACCGGGGCGGTGACTTACGGGGTTTCTATCGATTTGTTGAGAACATTTTTGACCGGAGATCTGCGTGCCGGCAAGTACATGAAAGTGGTGTCCGGCACAAGTGTACCGACGAAGTGGTTGAATGCGTTCACGGATATGGGGGCGTTCACTTATCGGGTATCAGAAGCTTATTTGAACCGGGCAGAGGCGTATGCGTTCAAAAATATGGATGCAGAGGCGTATGCCGATGTGGTGAAAGTGGTAGAGAATCGTGTGGAGGATATGGCTAGCGTGGGAAATATTGCGGAGAGCGGTGTGGAATTGAAGCGTTTTATCTTTGACGAGCGGCGTCGGGAGTTCTGTTTCGAAGGGCAACGCTGGTATGACTTGAAGCGAACCAAATTGTTTGCCAAGCAGATTAATCACAAGTTTACGGAGGTGAACAATACAGGAACAACTATGGGTACGGAGATTTATATGTTGGCTCCCAATGACCCGAATTATATTTATCCTATTCCACAAAATGAGTTGAATGTGAACAACGTGATACAACAGAACGAGAGAGTGGATAAGTTACCGATAAAGGAAGATTATTAA
- a CDS encoding TlpA family protein disulfide reductase: MKSLLDMSLSDDAVFASMEVFNAAFVAEKISTAEKEEIRQKVLKQYTGLLSTERYSEGRRRARVELAIQYLEGPYATGTLVGNKAPELDFLWMSSGEEKSLDDLKGRVVILDFWATKCGPCIGIMPNMRVLTKRYVGYPVEIIGVTSVMGYHVDVKNGKTIQTKGNSEYEFELMRTFMKDQNINWRVAFTKQNVMNMEYGVLDIPHIVIIDAEGNVRYNGVDPFSAPYHKADLIDGLLKEAGLRCPATPMEKTDYSKKLNE, translated from the coding sequence GTGAAGTCCTTGCTGGATATGTCGTTGTCGGATGATGCTGTTTTTGCTTCCATGGAAGTGTTTAACGCGGCATTCGTGGCGGAAAAAATTTCTACCGCGGAAAAAGAGGAGATCAGACAAAAAGTTTTAAAACAATATACAGGTTTGTTATCTACCGAACGCTACAGTGAGGGACGTCGTCGAGCACGTGTAGAATTAGCTATTCAGTATTTAGAAGGACCTTATGCCACGGGCACATTGGTTGGAAATAAAGCACCGGAGCTGGATTTCTTGTGGATGAGTAGCGGGGAAGAGAAAAGTTTGGACGATTTGAAGGGAAGAGTGGTGATACTCGATTTTTGGGCGACAAAGTGTGGTCCATGTATCGGGATTATGCCGAACATGAGAGTCTTGACGAAGAGGTATGTGGGGTATCCCGTGGAAATTATCGGAGTGACTTCCGTCATGGGCTACCACGTGGACGTGAAGAATGGAAAGACAATCCAGACGAAAGGAAATTCGGAATATGAGTTCGAGTTGATGAGAACTTTCATGAAGGATCAGAATATAAACTGGCGGGTGGCTTTCACGAAACAGAATGTGATGAACATGGAGTACGGGGTACTGGATATTCCACATATCGTGATTATCGATGCTGAGGGGAATGTGCGGTATAATGGAGTGGATCCTTTCTCTGCTCCCTATCATAAGGCTGATTTGATCGATGGGTTGTTGAAAGAGGCTGGATTACGTTGCCCTGCTACTCCGATGGAAAAAACGGATTATAGTAAAAAGCTAAATGAATAA